One Algoriphagus sp. Y33 genomic window, GCAATATCATAGCTGTAGTAGTGGCCATCGTGACCGTAAATCAACTTCGTGCCATCCGGAGAGCTGCGGGGATAGGAAGAATAACCCGGGAGATAAAAGTTAGTAAAAAGGGGCTTTTTCTCACCTGTTTTAAGGTCTACTATATAGAAATCACGATAATTCTGTCCATCCAGATTACTTTGCAATTCATAGGATTGATTGTCTGAGCCAATCGCATATTTCTCTTTTTCAAGAATACTCAGATCACGCATGGTGCTATCCTGAAGCTGAATATGCTTGCCTGCTGCGACATCATACATGGCATAAAAGCTGTAATTTTTATCCTGATTTTCCAGCACTTGCTGACGGGATTGAAGACGACTGTCATTCCAATGCCAGATAGTCATATCGGGTTTGTCTGCATCTTTATCTTTTGGACTTACTTTACCTGAATCCAGTTTCGAAAGTGCTTTCTTTAGGTCAGCAATGGAATTTAAAGAAGTGTCGGCCATGATTCTTTTCATCGCTTCAGACTCTGCAAGTTTTACCGAATCTTTGTCCAATTCTTTTTTTTCCTCTTCTTTTTTGGCTAAAACCAACGGGTGAATACCGTAGAAAAGCCTGGTCAAATCTTCTGACCACATCGGTCGGCGATTTGGGCTGATCGTATATTCTTTCGAAAATCCGACAGAATCTTTAATCGGATCATATACTGTCACTTGAGGGCTTGGCAGGTTTTTTACGCCAACCAATTTCCCCTGATCTTGCTTGTACTTTTTATCTTTGACCATTTTGAGCGCAGCGAAAGCATCACCTTTTTCTGTCCAATTGATGGATTTGTAGGCAGCTTTGTCAGAGTCTAGCACAGTTGTGCTGTTATTGGCCAGGTTCATTAGGTAAATGCCATTTCCGGATTGATTGGCTGCATCTACCGTATATGCCAAATAGTTTCCGCTTTTGTTGAAAGCAAACTCGGCTACATTTCCGAGATTCTGCGCCTTTTTTGTTTTGAGATGATAAATCAGGAGATCAGAGCCCTTAGCATCTCCGCCACCATCTTTGGTTAGATTGACTGCCAGATGAGTTGCAGCTTTTCCGTTAAAGGAGAAATTGCTTACGTTTTCAAAGGTTTTCTTATCTTCTTTATCGTCAGAGCCTAGTTTGATCAGCGTAACTTTGTCGTGAAGAGGCTTACCTTTGGATTTCTTATTGGCTTCTTTTTCTTTGAAAGTCGAATATTCTTTAAACGCAATCCACTTGCTGTCTTCGCTGAATTCGATGGAGGGGAAATTGGTAAAGCCTATTTTAAATGTTTTCGTAGAGTCAGGCTCGCCCACTTTTTGCAAAATTACTTCTCCATCAGCTTCCAACGCAATCATTCCATAGGCCACCCATTGACCGTCCGGAGAGATTTTGAAGGAAGAACTATTCATGTATTTCCAGGTAGGAATGTCTTTCCAAGTCATCGGCTTGGTAGCTTCGTCTTGGGCAATTGCTAGGTTACAAATCAGGCAAAAAAGCCAGAAAAAGGTAAAGAGTCTTTGCATAGTTATAGCTGTTTAAGTGTGTAAAATAAGTTTTTTTGAAACAAATTGGCTCTCCTGTTGGCCAATGTGGTTGTAATAGGGACGAAAAACTGAAAATGCAACAGATCAAAAGGAGAAAAGTCTCAGATCTTAGATCCAAGACTTTTTGTTACAGGTTAGATTTTGCGGTAAGGTAAACTGAGTTTCTGTTTAGGTATCACGGGGTTTTATAGACCATTTTTCCTCCGACCACAGTCATCGCTACTTTTGTGTCGAGAATTTCATCCTCGGGGATTTCCATGATATTTTTATCGAAAACAGTGAAATCCGCAGCTTTCCCAACTTCAATTGATCCTTTGAAGTCTTCATCAAATTCTGCAAATGCACCATCCAACGTATAGGCTTTCAACGCTTCTTCTCTAGTCATTTTCTGATCTCCTTCGTAGCCTCCTTCCGGTAACCCTTGCAAGGTTTTACGCGTCACAGAAGCATAAAAAGAAGGAATCGGATCTACAGGTTCGACTGGCGCATCTGTACCATTAGTGACCACCGCACCACTTTGCATCAATTTCTGCCATACATAGGCTCCATCGATGATCCTTTTTTCGCCCAATCTGTCAATCGCCCAAGGACGGTCCGAACTCAAATGAATAGCCTGCATAGCAGCAATCACTCCCAATTCACCGAATCTGGGAATGTCGTCTGGATGAATATGCTGGGCATGCTCGATGCGGAATCTCAGCTTTTTGGAATCCGGGCTGTTGGCAAATGCTGCTTCATATCTATCGAGAATTTCTTGGTTTGCCCGGTCACCGATGGCATGAGCACAAACTTGAAACCCTGTCGGGATGGCTTTTTCTGAAACCTCGGATACCACAGACATCGGCAATGTTTCGTGGCCCCGATGTCCAGGTCTATCTGAATAGTCTTCCAAAAGCCAGGCTCCTCTTGATCCCAAGGCACCGTCACAGTTGAGTTTGATCGAACGAACGGTAAGCATGTGATCTGCGGAATCGATCATCGGGCCTCTTTCATACCATTGCTCCAAAAGAGCAGGTTGAGTTCCTGTAAGCATCACATATTGGCGTACGGTGAGCTTTCCCTCATTTTTGAATTTTTGGATGAGGTCAATCACATTTTGTCCGCTTCCTGCATCATGGAAACTTGTGATTCCCTTTTCATTTAATTCTTGCAGGGCCAAAGTCAATGCTTGCTCAGCTCTTTCGGGAGTCTCTGCCGGAATCAATCGGGCTACAAGTCCTGCTGCTTTTTCAGAAAGTATGCCGGTGGGATTTCCCAATTCGTCCAGAATAATCTCCCCGCCTTCAACCTCACCGGGTCTCTCGCCTTTCAGATTGCTGATACCGGCGAGTTCCAGTGCTTTTCCATTGGCAAAAGCCGCATGCCCACTTGCATGGGAGAGGTATACAGGATTGTCAGGAGACACTTCGTTGAGTTGCGTATTGGTTTGAAATCCTTTTACCATTTTCTCAGGTTTCTCGATCCACTTGTCCTGATGCCAGCCCCGACCGGTGATCCATTCTCCCGGTTTTGCTTGGGCTACAGCCTGGGCTACTTTCTCCACCAGTTCGTCGTAAGTTTTCACATACATTAGATCAAGCTCTAGCTTATTGTAGCCGATTCCCATCAAGTGTGCGTGGGATTCTATGATGCCAGGAGTCATGGTGTTCCCTTGAAGATCAATTACTTCGGTGTTTTCAGCTTTGTGTTTTTCTATTTCTTCGGCAGAACCCACCGCAATGATCATCCCGTTTTTCACAGCGACAGCTTCGGCTTTGGGCTGGTCTTCATTTACTGTGTAGATGACCCCATTGGTAAAAATCAGATCGGCTGGGTCGGACTTTTCCGGAGAGCAAGAAAGGAGGATAATCCCCAGGATTGCGAGTAAGTAGATGTTCTTCATGGATTTATATTTCAACCCGAAAACTACCTTATTTCAGACAATCCAAAAAGCCAGTCCTGTAATTAGCGCATCCAGATTTTACGGCTTTCTCTAAATTTGCCTTCGTATTCCAGTCGGAGAATATATAATCCGGGAGGCAGAAAGTTAGCCTGTATTTCTATTTCTAAGTTGGCCGGAATCTGTATGTTACTTAGTAATTCCTGTCCGAGTGAATTGAATAAAGTTCCCGTGGAGGTTTTGTTGGCAATAACTTTAATAGGGCCATCGCTTGGGTTGGGATATACTTTGATTCTATAATCGTTCGTGTCAGGATTTGACCCCTCGGTAGAAGTCAAATAAATCAAACCACCTCCTCTTGTGCCCGCTATTAAATCTATAGGTCCATCGAAAGCGGGGATGAGAGTAGTTATCCAGGTATTTCTTCCCAATCGAGTGGGAAGATTTTGACCTTGGATCTGTACCAAGACCTCAGTACGTGTTGAGGACTGCATGAAATCCACAATTTTGCTGATTACGCCATTTTGAT contains:
- a CDS encoding amidohydrolase — encoded protein: MKNIYLLAILGIILLSCSPEKSDPADLIFTNGVIYTVNEDQPKAEAVAVKNGMIIAVGSAEEIEKHKAENTEVIDLQGNTMTPGIIESHAHLMGIGYNKLELDLMYVKTYDELVEKVAQAVAQAKPGEWITGRGWHQDKWIEKPEKMVKGFQTNTQLNEVSPDNPVYLSHASGHAAFANGKALELAGISNLKGERPGEVEGGEIILDELGNPTGILSEKAAGLVARLIPAETPERAEQALTLALQELNEKGITSFHDAGSGQNVIDLIQKFKNEGKLTVRQYVMLTGTQPALLEQWYERGPMIDSADHMLTVRSIKLNCDGALGSRGAWLLEDYSDRPGHRGHETLPMSVVSEVSEKAIPTGFQVCAHAIGDRANQEILDRYEAAFANSPDSKKLRFRIEHAQHIHPDDIPRFGELGVIAAMQAIHLSSDRPWAIDRLGEKRIIDGAYVWQKLMQSGAVVTNGTDAPVEPVDPIPSFYASVTRKTLQGLPEGGYEGDQKMTREEALKAYTLDGAFAEFDEDFKGSIEVGKAADFTVFDKNIMEIPEDEILDTKVAMTVVGGKMVYKTP
- a CDS encoding prolyl oligopeptidase family serine peptidase — its product is MQRLFTFFWLFCLICNLAIAQDEATKPMTWKDIPTWKYMNSSSFKISPDGQWVAYGMIALEADGEVILQKVGEPDSTKTFKIGFTNFPSIEFSEDSKWIAFKEYSTFKEKEANKKSKGKPLHDKVTLIKLGSDDKEDKKTFENVSNFSFNGKAATHLAVNLTKDGGGDAKGSDLLIYHLKTKKAQNLGNVAEFAFNKSGNYLAYTVDAANQSGNGIYLMNLANNSTTVLDSDKAAYKSINWTEKGDAFAALKMVKDKKYKQDQGKLVGVKNLPSPQVTVYDPIKDSVGFSKEYTISPNRRPMWSEDLTRLFYGIHPLVLAKKEEEKKELDKDSVKLAESEAMKRIMADTSLNSIADLKKALSKLDSGKVSPKDKDADKPDMTIWHWNDSRLQSRQQVLENQDKNYSFYAMYDVAAGKHIQLQDSTMRDLSILEKEKYAIGSDNQSYELQSNLDGQNYRDFYIVDLKTGEKKPLFTNFYLPGYSSYPRSSPDGTKLIYGHDGHYYSYDIASGAEMNLTANLPVTFVNVEDDHNVKKPLQGALGWSSDSEYVLLNDGWDIWQVPVTGKTKARNLTQNGRSEKIKYQYRFSLDPDEKGINLSKPLYIRAYGEWTKKSGIAVINSSKKGLEPGAKLVIWEDASIGSLKKAENAEVYFFTQEKFNEPDQIYVADASLSSPSKVTNNAPDAGKYAWSSGTRLVDYVSDKGDTLQGALFLPANYVEGKKYPTVVYYYEKLSQTRHNWTNPSFSGTGWNPNIYTSNGFAVFIPDIVYTMNDPGMSAVWCVIPGVKAAIETGVIDEDNIGIHGHSWGGYQTSFLITQTDMFKAAAAGAPLTNMISMYDLIYWNSGGGNMSIFEASQGRFTGGPWEDWEAYERNSPVYHVKNVNTPLLMLHNDKDGAVDFTQGIEYYSALRRLKKPVILVQYKGENHGLGKLENRKDYSVRMMEFFDHHLKGSEAPDWMSKGIDKVDLEEHLEKRVF